Below is a window of Desulfurellaceae bacterium DNA.
AAGGTAACTTAAATGAGATATCAGTGTGGAAATCTTCTTTCGGAGCCGTAGGCTCGCCAGAACGTTCAGCTCCAGCGACGCTCTCCGGCAAGCGTACGGTGACCGCATGGCACGGACAATCATGAACCGTCTTGCAGTTCTCAAGAATGCCCAGACCTTATCGCTGGTACCGGCAACCCGGCCAGAACGCCGACACCAGCTCACGGGCGGTCGAGGCGGGCAGTACGCCGTTGATCTCGTCCATCCCCACCGGCTCATTTTTGTACCGCGCCACAAACCGCTCCCACGTCGGACGGGCGGTGGGCTCGACACGGACCGGGTGACCGCAATCACTATTCTCGAAGTTATCGACTACCACTGAGGGAGGGCAAGGCCATGGCCACGGAGACCAATCAGTACCGACCCGACTACGCCGTCCCACCGGGCGTAATCTTAGAGGAACGCCTTGCGGCGCACGGCATCTCCCACGCCGAGTTCGCCCGGCGCTGCGGTCGTTCCGCAAAGCTCATCAGCGAGATCATTGCAGGCAAGGCTCCGCTTGAGCCGGCGACTGCGCTGCAATTCGAGAAAGTCCTGGGCGTCGATGCGGGCATCTGGCTCGGCATTGAAAAAGATTATCAGCTGCACCGGGCACGCGAGGCTGAGGCGGAAGAGACAGAAGGAGTGAGCTCGTGGGCGCGGACATTTCCTCTGAAGGAGCTGATAAAACGCAGAGTCATAGAAAAGCCCGCCTCTAATTCCGACGCGGTGTCCAAACTGCTGACCTTCTTTGGGGTCGGGTCGATCAACGCATGGTGCGTGAAGCACGAACGAATGAGTGTCGCCTATCGGCACTCGCCGAGTTTTGCGAGCGATAAAACGGCGCTGGCAACGTGGCTGCGACTCGGAGAGCTGGAGGCTGAACAGCAGGAGGGTGGCGATTACAACGCGGCTCGATTCAAACAGGCGTTAAAGGAAATTCGAGGACTCACACGAGTCCCGATGGCGAGTGCCATAGAAAAGGCGTGGCAGCTCTGCAACGGCACCGGCGTCGTGCTTGCGCTCGTCAAACCTCTCCCGAAGACTGCTCTCAGCGGTGCAGCCTGGTGGCCCACCCCTCGCAAGGCAGTGATCGAGCTTAGCGCTCGCTATAAAACAGGCGATCATCTCTGGTTCAGCCTGTTTCACGAGGCTGCTCATCTCCTTCTGCATAGCAAGAAGGGCATTTTTATCGACTGGACGAATGGGAAGGAGGAACGTACCGACATCGAAGCACAAGCCGATGCCTGGGCGTCCGACTTTCTTGTGCCTCGCTCCCATTGGGAACAGTTCACTGCCGCGGGTGCGTATAGTGAGAGCGCTGTTCGTCAATTCGCCGAGGAACAGGGCATAGCCCCGGGCATCATTGTCGGGAGACTTCAACATGAAAGACGTCTACCCTGGCGGACGCCGCTGAACAGCTTAAAGGTCCGGCTGAAGTGGGGAACGACAGCATGAGCGGCCCGGCGATATCATCATCGGGGACAATGAAGGGTAGCCCTGTGGGTCGGGTTAGCCGGAGGCGTAATCCGACAGCCCGGCTGAAAGTTGGACTCAGGAGCTTGTATTGACAGCAAGCCTCCCCCTCCGCTAGAACACGATCTCCTCAGGCCGGGATGGCGGAATTGGCAGACGCAGTGGATTCAAAATCCACCGAGTCTCGCTCCCGGCACCAATCTTTAGGTACTTACATGATCCCACCATTTTCGACCTTGCCGAAATTGTCCGCCCCAGTCGGTGGGCAAAGAGGATCGCACGCTGGGCCGGGTGGCGTGGGCGGGGCCGCAAGCCGGCGGGACGGTGATAGGCTCGGATCGCGCACGCTACAGAGTGCTGGTTGAGATAGTGTTGGGACGAAGGATATGAGGAAAGGAAAGTGTTTCGACTGTGGCGCTAACTCCAACTCTCAAGTCGATGGAAGACCTCTTTGGAAAGCTTGAACGGGAGGCTCATCGCGCATGGCGTGCGGATGAGGAAATCGGGGTGGAGCAGGCAATCTCTCAGGCCGATCATTTCTACAATTTTTGTGTAACCGCGCATGCAATGAAGGATTACTTTTTTGAATCCATAAAGATCGTTGAGGATGCAGACAAACAGTCATACCGTGAGAAATGGAATAAGGATAAAATTCTCCTCGCCGCCACGGAGATCGCGAACGCCTCGAAGCATTTCATATTGAGAGACAGAAAGACGAGAGACCCAAAAGAAGTAAAGACCAACAACGTGGAGCCAACGACAAGGGAAGCGGAAGTCTTCCAGCTTACCGTCTCTGATGAAAAAATCGCCTTTCAGGAGAAGTCCGCAATCCAGCCGGATTTGATTATTGAACTCGAGAACGGGGAAAAGTGGGGCCTGTGGAATTTTAAAGCCCATATCATAGATTATTGGGCGAAGTGCCTTATAGCACTCAATCCTGAGTGGATACCGGGACACGAGGCAAAGTAGGGCGGAGCGCCACGGCATTGCACTGGGTATGATGGTGGGAGGTCTGGGTGGTCCTTGCAGCAACAAAAATAGAGGTGCAGCCAAGCTCCTGGGTGCTCAGTGGTCTGAGTTTTTGCTACATTTTTGCTACACCTCAATTCTTCTTTGAGCGCAGCGATATTTTTGCCTTCATCAGGAAGGGTCACCTGAACGAGGTTAGCGAGACGATCCCGTTGCCGTTTTATGAGTAAGGAGAGCCATAATGGAGGAGCGAAGCAGGTATAGGCCCGTACTGGTCCTGGCGCCGGGCATGTGGCTAGCAGGGGGGACCTGGGTGCTTGCCCAGGTGGATATGGAGGGTTCGGGTTTCACCCTGAAGAATTACAAAACCTACCTAAACTGCGCTGTGGGGACTCGGGAAGACATGCTGACGGATGAAGAGCATCAAGCATTCGTGTGTGCAGGGCAGACGATGAACTCCCCGATGACCTCCATTATCATCCTTGCGGACCAGGAGGGTCCTCTTGAGATACGACTCAACATAGGAGAGCAATCCCATCCCCACAACCGCATCCCTGTGGCTATCCGCATTGACAAACACTCCCCTGTCAGTAGAACGGCATACTGGAACAGCATAAATCGTGTCGCTGTGATTCCGGATCAAGACCTTGCCCGTTCTCTCCTGGATGAGTTGGCCACAGGGTGGCGCGTCGTTATTCGGGTTGGGCTCGCACAAGGACACATCGAACTGCATGGGTCGGCCGCTGCGATTGCCGACTTCCGCAGCAGAATACGACCTTAAACTGGGAAATTCTGTTGCCCGGTGGCTCGGCCCGTCGTCAACGTCTCTTGGATGGTCCAGTCTAGTGTCATCCGGCAACCAAATGCACAATGAGGGGCAGGAGAACCATTTGATCGTGAACATTGAGATCCATGACAAAGCCCAGCTCGTTAGGTGGACAAAAAATCCACCGCTGGAGACAGCGTGCGAGTTCGAGTCTCGCTCCCGGCACTCATGCAAGCGGGCGACAGCTGCCTGTGACGACAAGAGGCATGTCCATGACACAAGACGCATACGAGCTTGAGGATCAGGCCGATCTGATCGAGTTTTACTTTGAGCAGGGCGTGACCGACGGCCTGCCGGTCGTCCCGCCAACCGAACAGCGGGTGCAGGCCATGCTGGCCGCTACCCGACGGCCTGCGGATGAGGTGATTGCTGCGGTGCCACCCAACTATGCCGACGCCACGGTCGAGAAGATCGCCGTCAACGCCGTCATGGCCGGCTGCAAACCGGCCTATCTGCCGGTGGTGATCGCCGGTGTCCAGGCCATGTGTGATGAGCGGGCGAACCTGCACGGGGTGCAGGGCACGACCCATACCGCCACGCCCCTGTTTATTGTCAACGGCCCGATTCGCCACCAGCTCGACATCAACTGCGCCACCGGCGTGTTCGGCTCGGGCTGGCGGGCGAACGCCACGATCGGCCGGGCGCTGCGGCTCATCATGGTCAATATCGGCGGCGCCCAGCCCGGAGAAATCGACAAATCGGCCATGGGCCACCCCGGCAAGTACACCTATTGCATTGGCGAGTATGAGGAGGTGAGCCCGTGGGAACCGCTGCACGTTGAGCACGGCTACGGGCGGCAGCAGAGCACCATCAGCGTATACTGCTGCGATGCGCCCCAGTGCATCAGCAACCACGGCAGCCGGACCGCCCGGGGTATCCTGAGCACGATTGGGGCCAGCATGAGCGTCGGCTGGAGTGACAAGACATATTTGTCGGCCAATTATCTGGTCGTCATCGGTCCCGAGCACGCCGAGACGATTGCCGCCGACGGCCTGGACAAGCGGGCCGTCAAACGCTTTCTGTATGAGAATGTCCGGCGACCATTGCACGAGCTGCTGCCCGGCCCGGACGGCAGCGAGGGCCTCAACCCCGAGCGTCTGCCCGGCTGGCTCGACGCCACCAACACGGCCAGCCTCATTCCAAAAGTCGCCAGCCCGGACAATATCATTATCGCCGTTGCCGGCGGCACGGCCGGGCGCTTTTCGGTCCATATGTGTGGCTGGGGGGGCGGCGCGGGCAGCAGCCAGCTTGTCACCGTCCCGATTGACGACAACTGATAGACCCACAGGAGGAATCAGCCATGGCCAAACTCTACAACCCGACCGCCGCCCCGGTGCAGGCCAGCGCCTCGCTCGCCGCCCGCGTCCCGGATCTGCGCGGCAAGACGATTGGCTTGCTCGATATCAGCAAAGCCAAGGGTAATTTCTTTCTCGACCGGCTCGCCGAGCGGCTTGAGGCCCAGTTCCAGCCGGCTGAGATCATCCGGCGCATGAAGCCGACCTTTGCCCGTCCCGCCCCAGCCGACACCCGCCAGGAGCTGGCCCAGAAGTGCCATCTGATCATC
It encodes the following:
- a CDS encoding HigA family addiction module antidote protein, producing the protein MATETNQYRPDYAVPPGVILEERLAAHGISHAEFARRCGRSAKLISEIIAGKAPLEPATALQFEKVLGVDAGIWLGIEKDYQLHRAREAEAEETEGVSSWARTFPLKELIKRRVIEKPASNSDAVSKLLTFFGVGSINAWCVKHERMSVAYRHSPSFASDKTALATWLRLGELEAEQQEGGDYNAARFKQALKEIRGLTRVPMASAIEKAWQLCNGTGVVLALVKPLPKTALSGAAWWPTPRKAVIELSARYKTGDHLWFSLFHEAAHLLLHSKKGIFIDWTNGKEERTDIEAQADAWASDFLVPRSHWEQFTAAGAYSESAVRQFAEEQGIAPGIIVGRLQHERRLPWRTPLNSLKVRLKWGTTA